From one Lycium ferocissimum isolate CSIRO_LF1 chromosome 7, AGI_CSIRO_Lferr_CH_V1, whole genome shotgun sequence genomic stretch:
- the LOC132064814 gene encoding BTB/POZ domain-containing protein NPY2-like, with protein MKFMKLGSKPDTFQTDGNNVRYIASDLASDIAVNVGDVKFHLHKFPLLSKSVSLQKLVSNASEGNCDEVNIHDIPGGPSAFEICAKFCYGMTVTLNAYNVIAARCAAEYLGMHESIEKGNLIYKIDVFLNSSIFRSWKDSIIVLQTTKSQSRLCEELKLISHCVDAVASKASVDVSKVDWSYTYNRKKLPEENGNDPNLNGIRSRMVPKDWWVEDLCELEVDLYKRVVITIKNRGIVSSEVIGEAAKAYAYRRFPGFNKGVFQFNDVSKCRPILDAVVWLLPSEKGSVSCSFLLKLLKASISLDSGETVKAELVKRIGQQLEEASVNDLLIRAADGEGTLYDAHVVQKILEAFMMRDKDSEPQLEDGDEIQEVRKPGILSEASKLMVAKLVDGYLTEIAKDHNLPLSTFVGLAEMTSNFPRPGHDGLYRAIDMYLKDHPGISKSERKRICKLMDCKKLSVDACMHAVQNERLPLRVVVQVLFFEQVRANASSGSSTPDLPKAIRDLNSASYGSSRTTTTNTEEDWDTAASAEELRALRGELAALRMGNGGTNDKVNGGDAKSHADRAAMSKMKGLLMSKRLFSKIWSNKGGGQGENSGSDSSESLGSANLEEAKSTPSRKVRHSVS; from the exons atgaagttcatgaaacttggatccAAGCCTGATACCTTTCAGACAGATGGGAACAATGTCAG ATATATTGCTTCAGATTTGGCCTCGGACATCGCGGTTAATGTCGGAGATGTCAAGTTTCATCTTCACAAG TTTCCTCTTCTGTCCAAGAGTGTAAGTTTGCAAAAGCTGGTTTCTAATGCAAGTGAAGGGAATTGCGACGAAGTCAACATTCATGACATTCCTGGAGGACCTAGTGCTTTTGAAATATGTGCCAAGTTTTGTTACGGAATGACTGTTACACTGAATGCTTATAATGTTATTGCAGCAAGGTGTGCTGCTGAGTATCTGGGTATGCATGAGAGTATTGAGAAAGGAAACCTTATTTACAAGATTGATGTTTTCCTGAACTCGAGCATTTTCCGGAGCTGGAAAGATTCAATAATTGTTCTTCAGACTACTAAGTCCCAATCCCGCTTGTGTGAGGAACTGAAATTGATCAGCCACTGCGTTGATGCTGTAGCATCTAAGGCTTCTGTTGATGTTTCCAAGGTGGATTGGTCCTATACCTATAATCGAAAAAAGCTTCCCGAGGAGAATGGAAATGATCCTAACTTGAATGGAATTAGAAGCCGCATGGTACCAAAAGATTGGTGGGTTGAGGACTTATGTGAGCTTGAAGTAGATCTATATAAGCGGGTAGTTATCACCATAAAAAACAGAGGGATTGTTTCTTCTGAAGTAATTGGAGAAGCTGCCAAAGCTTATGCATATAGAAGGTTTCCAGGCTTTAATAAAGGTGTCTTCCAATTCAATGATGTCTCCAAATGTCGCCCGATATTGGATGCTGTGGTATGGCTATTGCCCTCTGAGAAAGGTAGCGTCTCTTGTAGTTTCTTGTTAAAATTGCTAAAAGCATCAATTTCACTTGACTCTGGAGAAACGGTGAAGGCAGAACTAGTAAAAAGAATAGGACAGCAATTGGAGGAGGCTTCTGTGAATGATCTTTTGATTCGAGCTGCAGATGGGGAAGGAACCCTGTATGATGCCCATGTGGTCCAGAAAATACTGGAAGCGTTTATGATGAGAGATAAGGATTCTGAACCACAGCTGGAAGATGGAGATGAAATTCAGGAGGTCCGTAAGCCAGGGATTTTATCAGAAGCTTCAAAACTGATGGTAGCAAAGCTAGTAGATGGATATCTTACCGAAATTGCAAAAGATCATAATCTCCCTTTGTCGACATTTGTTGGTCTGGCAGAGATGACATCCAATTTCCCTCGACCAGGTCATGATGGTCTATATCGCGCAATTGATATGTACCTTAAG GACCACCCTGGAATCAGCAAGAGCGAGAGGAAGAGAATTTGTAAGCTGATGGACTGCAAGAAGCTCTCGGTGGATGCTTGTATGCATGCTGTGCAAAATGAGAGGCTTCCCCTTCGTGTTGTTGTACAAGTACTCTTTTTCGAGCAAGTCAGGGCTAACGCCTCATCTGGGAGCAGTACTCCGGATCTGCCCAAAGCAATTAGGGACCTTAACAGTGCTTCATATGGAAGTTCAAGAACTACAACAACTAATACGGAAGAAGATTGGGATACTGCAGCCTCTGCAGAAGAACTCAGGGCTTTGAGAGGCGAGCTGGCAGCCTTACGAATGGGAAATGGAGGAACGAATGACAAAGTTAATGGTGGTGATGCCAAGAGCCATGCAGATAGGGCTGCCATGAGTAAAATGAAAGGATTGCTCATGTCGAAGAGGCTCTTTTCGAAAATCTGGTCGAACAAAGGGGGCGGACAAGGGGAGAATAGTGGCTCAGATTCTTCCGAGAGTCTTGGATCTGCTAACTTGGAAGAAGCTAAGTCCACACCTTCAAGAAAAGTAAGGCATTCAGTTTCTTAG